One Stigmatopora argus isolate UIUO_Sarg chromosome 12, RoL_Sarg_1.0, whole genome shotgun sequence genomic window carries:
- the LOC144085787 gene encoding uncharacterized protein LOC144085787 isoform X1, which translates to MNGRQRWTARTDGRDGRQGQTEGSRWTARTDGRDGRQGRTAGTDGIDGRQGRTAGTDGRDGRQGRTAGTDGRDGRQGRTAGTDGRDGRQGQTEGSRDGRQGQTEGSSYNFPPPCGLLGVDGRHGLMDDRDRDNCACFTGTCKLGVLRPCRWC; encoded by the exons atgaacggacggcaaagatggacggcaaggacggacggcagggacggacggcagggacagacggagggatcaag atggacggcaaggacggacggcagggacggacggcagggacggacggcagggacggacggcattgacggacggcagggacggacggcagggacggacggcagggacggacggcagggacggacggcagggacggacggcagggacggacggcagggacggacggcagggacggacggcagggacggacggcagggacagacggagggatcaag ggacggacggcagggacagacagagggatcaag CTATAACTTTCCCCCCCCCTGCGGACTTTTGGGcgtggacggacggcacggactgaTGGACGACAGGGACAGAGACAACTGCG CGTGCTTCACGGGTACGTGTAAACTAGGAGTCTTGAGGCCCTGTCGTTGGTGTTAg
- the LOC144085787 gene encoding uncharacterized protein LOC144085787 isoform X3: MNGRQRWTARTDGRDGRQGQTEGSRWTARTDGRDGRQGRTAGTDGRDGRQGRTAGTDGRDRRRDQDGRDGRQGQTEGSSYNFPPPCGLLGVDGRHGLMDDRDRDNCACFTGTCKLGVLRPCRWC, translated from the exons atgaacggacggcaaagatggacggcaaggacggacggcagggacggacggcagggacagacggagggatcaag atggacggcaa ggacggacggcagggacggacggcagggacggacggcagggacggacggcagggacggacggcagggacggacggcagggacggacggcagggacagacggagggatcaag acggcagggacggacggcagggacagacagagggatcaag CTATAACTTTCCCCCCCCCTGCGGACTTTTGGGcgtggacggacggcacggactgaTGGACGACAGGGACAGAGACAACTGCG CGTGCTTCACGGGTACGTGTAAACTAGGAGTCTTGAGGCCCTGTCGTTGGTGTTAg
- the LOC144085787 gene encoding uncharacterized protein LOC144085787 isoform X2, which translates to MNGRQRWTARTDGRDGRQGQTEGSRLLGMNGRQRWTARTDGRDGRQGRTAGTDGIDGRQGRTAGTDGRDGRQGRTAGTDGRDGRQGRTAGTDGRDGRQGQTEGSRRQGRTAGTDRGIKGQRQLRVLHGYV; encoded by the exons atgaacggacggcaaagatggacggcaaggacggacggcagggacggacggcagggacagacggagggatcaa gacttttgggcatgaacggacggcaaagatggacggcaaggacggacggcagggacggacggcagggacggacggcagggacggacggcattgacggacggcagggacggacggcagggacggacggcagggacggacggcagggacggacggcagggacggacggcagggacggacggcagggacggacggcagggacggacggcagggacggacggcagggacagacggagggatcaag acggcagggacggacggcagggacagacagagggatcaag GGACAGAGACAACTGCG CGTGCTTCACGGGTACGTGTAA
- the LOC144085787 gene encoding uncharacterized protein LOC144085787 isoform X4, producing the protein MDGKDGRQGRTAGTDGGIKMDGKDGRQGRTAGTDGRDGRQGRTAGTDGRDGRQGQTEGSRRQGRTAGTDRGIKGVDGRHGLMDDRDRDNCACFTGTCKLGVLRPCRWC; encoded by the exons atggacggcaaggacggacggcagggacggacggcagggacagacggagggatcaag atggacggcaa ggacggacggcagggacggacggcagggacggacggcagggacggacggcagggacggacggcagggacggacggcagggacggacggcagggacagacggagggatcaag acggcagggacggacggcagggacagacagagggatcaa GGGcgtggacggacggcacggactgaTGGACGACAGGGACAGAGACAACTGCG CGTGCTTCACGGGTACGTGTAAACTAGGAGTCTTGAGGCCCTGTCGTTGGTGTTAg